A window of Flavobacterium psychrophilum genomic DNA:
CCTTGTGATCACCTTCCACCTAACGGCGGAGGAAGCACTATCGGGGGCCAACCCGATCGGTAATACGACCGACTACAGGAATGACCACCCGGGCACACAAACCCTTTGGGTAAGGGCAGTGAGCAGTACTACAGGCTGCTTTAACACCACGCCATTCCCGGTTACCCTTATAGTAACCCCTGCACCGCAGGCACCAAAGCTACAGGATATCACCCTTTGTGATGATACCGACAACAATGGGCAGGACGGGGCGCTAAGGACAGACCTTACAGTATATGAAACACAGATAAAAGAAGCAGTAGCCCCTGTGGAAGTAACAATCACCTATTACCTTTCCAAGGCTGATGCTGATGCGGGTAGTAACGGTATTGCCAGCCCTGCAAGGCACATTGCCAGGGATGGGCAGGTGATCTGGGTAAGGGTAGAGAATACCGCAGGCTGCTATAGCCTTACGAGCTTTACCATCCATATCAACAAGCCACACCAGTTGGTAACCCCAACACCCCTTGCCGTATGTAACGAGGCACTGCCAAATGACGGTATTGCAGAATTTGACCTTACACAAAAAGACGATGAGATACTGGGCCCTGATGGGGTAGGCATGGACTACGTTGTAGACTACTTTACCACCGACCCAAAAACAGACAGCACCGCCGTGGCAATCGCTGACCCTAAGGCGTATGTAAATACAGACAGCAATGGAGCAGCCCAAAACCCAAGAACGATCTGGGTAAGGGTAACCACCACCCAAGGGTGTGTTAGCTATACCACCCTAACCATAAGGGTGCTTCCGCTACCTGTACCCAACTTTAACCCAGCCCCACTTGAGGTATGCGACCAGGATACTACAGAGGTAGGCAGTGAGCCCTTTGACCTGACCCTTGCACAGGATGATATCCGCAACAACGGTACTAACTACCTGTTCAGCTATTATACCACAGAAGAGGATGCCCAGGCAGGCACCAATGCGATACCTGACCCAACCAGCCACAACAGTGCCAGTGGCAGTGTATGGGTAAGGGTTGAGGCCAATACCAATAACCCATCTGATTTGAGGTGCTTCCAGATAGTGGAGCTTGAACTAATAGTGAACCCACTGCCACCGATAGCCGACCTTGCCGACTATGGTATCTGTAACGACACCCCTGCATCCCCGACAGCCTTTAACCTGAAGGAGTATGTAGAGACAGCCCTTGGCGGTAATACAGGTACCATTTACACTATAGGCTACTTTAGCGATGCAGCCCTTACCACACGTGCCACGCCAATAACAGGGTATGTAGTAACAGGCAGTGCAACGGTATACATAGAAGTAGTGAACAACGACACAGGGTGCAGGATCGTAAAAGAGCTTGAGCTTATCGTAGAGCAGCAGGCAGTAGCCAACCCTGTGGCAGACCCTGCGGCGGTATGTGATACCGACGACCAGAATGACGGCAGGGCCTCAGGATGGGATTTAACCCTACTTGCACCTGAAGTACTTGGCGCTCAGGACCCGGCTGTGTTCCTTGTAAGCTATTACGATATTGACCCGTCTACAGTACCTGCACCGCAACCGATACAAGACCCTGAAAACTATACCAACCAGACTCCGGAGAGCCAGGTGATCTGGATCGTAGTAACCAACAGCGATACGGTACAGGACACTCCATGCAGTGCCACCACTACGGTAACCCTAAGGGTAGAGCGCAGGGCAGAGCCTGTTATCACCACAGCAGATGGCAGCGATACAGTATGTATCGAATGGGGGGCAAGCGAAGGCGAGCTGGAACTTAACAGTGGTGTAGTACCAAACGGGCACACCTATCTTTGGTACAAAGACGGGGTACTGCTAACCGATAGTGATGACTCAGGAAGCTACATCGCCAAAACAGGCGGCGTATACACCGTAGTAGTAACGGGCCCTGCGCCACTGGAATGTGTGTCGGATGAATCGGCAGGCTTTACGGTAATCGAATCAGGGCAGGCATCAGCAATAGGCCAGGGGTACTATGTAACCAACTACTTTAGCGATAACCAGACCATAACGGTAACCATAGAAGGAAACGGGGAGTACACCTACCAGCTGGATAACGGCCCAAGGCAGGAATCTCCGGTATTCACCAATGTATCCCCGGGCTACCACACGGTTACGGTATGGGATGAGAAAACAGATTTTCCATGCCAGGAGCTGGTCTTAAATGGAGTAAGCATTGTAGACTACCCTAACTTCTTTACCCCTAACGGTGATGGTTTCCATGACACGTGGAACATCATAGGCTTAAGCGGTACAGGATCGGTGATCTATATCTTTGACCGCTACGGCAAGCTTATCAAACAGATAAGCCCGGACCTTGAGAGCAGCGGATGGGACGGAACACTAAACGGTACCCCGGTACCGGCAACGGACTACTGGTTCACCGTTACCTACCCTGAGTTTGATGGCACCACAACGGCAACCAAAGAATTTAAATCGCATTTCTCATTGAAACGATAAAAGCATTATGTTAATTGAAAATGCTGTCAACTTTGGCAGCATTTTTTTCAATATTTTAGCATTAAATTACCAACCTAACGCAAAAATTTATATATTTGACCGCTATCGAAAATTACAGGAGAATATAGGTGTTGCAGTAGTTAACGTACTGTAGCGAAATGGGAATATTATTTTACTCTAATTATCTGAAGGTCTAGCAAAAAGCATATTTCTCATTAAACGAAAAGGTCACATGAATTTTAAAAAGATTTATCTATTTTTTGGATTGTTATTAACACAACTGTCTTTTTCTCAGGAAGGTATAGCGGTTTACTCTGATTATTTATCAGATAACTATTATTTACTTCACCCATCTATGGCTGGGGCAGCAAATTGTGCCAAAATAAGATTAACTGCACGTCAGCAGTGGTTTGGACAGGACGATGCGCCTCAATTGCAGACCTTGAGTTTTAATACTAGTGTTGGTCCTTCTTCTGGTATAGGTGTAATTGCCTTCAATGATAAGAATGGATACCACTCTCAAACGGGAGCTAAACTTACATATGCTCACCATATTCGTTTCTCAAGAAGTGATTATGACCTTAATCAATTATCATTTGGTATGAGTGGTGGTTTGATTTCAAGCCGTCTTGATGAAACAAAATTCTATCCTGAATACGATCCAATCGTAGATGGTGGTATGAAACAAAAAGATTCATATTTCAATGTTGATATTGGTGCTTCTTACCATTACCTTGATTTTTATACCCACTTTACTGTAAAGAATGCTATTGCAAGTAAAAGGGATATTTATACTGACATAGAAAGCGATAACCTTAGAAAATATATCTTTAGTTTAGGTTACGTTTTTGGTTTCCAGGAATCACTTCAGTGGGAGCCTTCAATTATGTTCCAGGCTGTTGATGAGACTAAAGAAAAGCTTATTGACGTTAACCTTAAAGTATACAAAGAACTTGACTTCGGTAGACTATGGGGTGGCCTATCTTATCGAAGAGCTTTAGAAGGAGCTCAGTATATTGACGGTGGAGGGACTTCAGATCAAAACCTGCAATATTTTACACCGATTATCGGTATAAACTATAAAAACTTTATGTTCGCTTATACATACTCTTACCTAACGGGTAAAGTTAAGTTTGATAATAGCGGATTCCACCAGATAACACTTGGTCTAAACTTATTCTGCAAAAGGGAGAAATACGATTGTAATTGTCCTGCAGTTAACTAATTATAGAGTACACATTATTAATTCCGTCCCGATAAGCAACTATCGGGACGATTTTTTTACATACATTATGGTAATTAAAGAAGTAAACGGAAAATACCCTCAAATACCTGAAGATTGCTTTGTAGCAGAGAATGCAACTATTGTTGGAGATGTAAGCTTTGGTGCGCAGTGCAGCGTTTGGTTTAACGCTGTTATTAGGGGAGATGTGCATTATATTAAAATAGGCAATAAGGTTAATATACAGGATGGTGCTGTAATACATGCTACCTATTTAAAGCATCCAACAACAATTGGCAATAACGTTTCAATTGGGCATAATGCAATTGTTCACGGCTGCACAATTAAAGATAATGTGCTTATTGGTATGGGAGCAATAGTTATGGACAACTGTGTTATAGAAAGTAATTCCATTATTGCGGCAGGTGCGGTTGTTACTCAGAATACGGTTGTAGAATCGGGGGTAATATATGCAGGCGTACCTGCTAAGAAAGTTAAAGATATAAATGCCTCTGATTTTGCCGGCGAAATAGAAAGAATATCTAACAATTATGTTATGTATTCTTCTTGGTTTGAAAAAGATCAAAAAGACTAAAAGTCTTTTTGATCTACGGTATAATTATCTTTAAGTATGGACTTAAGTACTGTCGGGTCTGAATTTACATAGAATTCATATATACCGTCGTGGACTTCCGGATTAAGCAGATTGTGTTCTTTTAATACAATTTTCGTCTGCTTGGCAACCGCCTCTCCAGAATCAATGATTTTAACGCTCTCAGGGAGTATTTCTTTTATTTGAGGAACAAGGTAAGGATAATGACTGCAACCGAGTACCAGGTGGTCTATATTGCCTTCTATCATAGGTTCTAGATATTCTTTAAGAAGTTCTTTAATCTCATCAGATTCAAGTTTACCTTCTTCTATAAGCTTAACTAAATTAAAGCCTACCTGTTCAATTACATTGATGTCTTTAAGGTTTGCTACGGTTTTGTAGAAAAGTTCGCTGGAAAGCGTCCCTTTCGTCGCCAGGATGCCTATATTCTTCGTCTTGCTGTGTATTGCAGCGGGCTTAATTGCAGGCTCTATTCCGATAAAGGGCACATCGTATTTTTCCCTTAATTCTTTTATAGCATTTGTAGTCGCAGTATTGCAGGCAACAACTATTATTTTGGCATTGTTTTCAAGAAGGTATTCGGTGTTCTTGAAACTCAAATTTACAATCTCTTCTTTTGTTTTTTGTCCGTAAGGAGCATTTTTACTGTCTGCGAGGTATATGGTATTTTCGTTTGGCAGCAGGCTGTGTATTTCTTTCCATATAGATGTTCCGCCAATACCGGAATCAAATAGTCCTATAGGGTTTTTGTTTTTATCCATATTACAAATATAAAAAAACGGCTCATAAAATGAGCCGTTTCTGTATATGGGTTTTCTAAATATTAGAAACCTAATTCTTTTTTGATGTCTGCTAAAAGGTTAGTACCGTCTGCAAGAAGTACACCTGTTCCGTTTGATGCATCAAGTACATACTGGAATCCTTTTGCTTTACCTACTTTTTCGATTGCTTTTTTAGCTTTCTCAAGTATTGGCTTAACGATGTCTTCCTGTTTAGTCTGAAGCTCTTTAGCAGCCGTTTGCTGATACTGCTCAATTCTTGCACGCATATCCTGAACTTCAGTTTGGCGAGCATCGTTTACAGCAGCAGTAACAGTGTTTTGCTCAGCATCATATTTTTTTATTTTAGTTCTGAATTCTTCCACCATAGTGTTGTATTCAGTGTCGTATGTTTTGCCAAGTTTTTCAATTTGGGCTTTAGCCGCTTTCATTTCAGGCATAGCATCCAATAGTTCACTTACATTAACGTGTGCTACTTTTGTCTGTGCAGATACTGCCTGACTTGCTCCAACAAAAAGTAATGCAGCGATTAATAAAGATTTCAATTGTTTCATCATTTAAAGTATTTGTTATTAATTTTTCGTTTTTGTTCCTGTTTGGGTGCCGTTATTCGGCTGGAGTTTCTTCGGTTGCGGGAGTAGTTGTGTTAGCATTTTTAAGCTTTTCTTCCCTTGCTTTCTTAGCAGCTTCCCTGTCTTCCTGAATTTTCTTTTTCCTGTCTTCTATAAGCTTTTTGCGCTCTTCTATTTTTCTTTCGCGCTCTTCTTTTGCAGCATCTGCAGTGGCTTGTCTTTTAGCGGCGGCTTCTGTTGCAGCTTGAGTTTTATCTGTTGCAGCAGGCTTTTCAGTAGGTTCCTGCGTGTCGGCATCTACAGTTTTGTCCTTATTGCTTTTAGGAGCTACAGCAGTATTGTCTACGGCAGTTTTTGAATCAGGAGTTTCTGTAGCAGCAGCTTTAGGAGGTGTAGTGCCATTTCTTCTTGCATCCCTTTCCTGTTTTAACTGCTCACGTTTTTCCTCGTATGCTCTTTTCTTTTCATCCTGAAGTGCTTTACGCTCTTCAAGTTTCTTCTCTCTTGCATTCTTCCTGTCTTCGATTACCTTTTGCCTGTCCGCGTAATCAGGGTTAGACTCAAGTTCTTCTTTAGCTTCCTGCTTTTCGAATTCCTTGATTTCTTTACTGCTTAATTTTTCCTGTTTAGCAGCTCTCGAAAGTCTTTTTATGATAAGGTCACTAATGTCATGTTTTTTAGCTGCAAACAGCATTGTAAGGTCTGACGATTTGTCAAAAACAAAATCGTAGTTTCTTAATGCGGCAAGATCTTGAGCCACTGTGAATACCTGATCCTGGATTGGCTTAACCAACACAGCTTTCTGCGTGATAAGGTCTCCTGTAGGGCCAAATCTTTTTTCCTGGTAATCCAGCAGTTCTTTTTCCTGGAAAAGAATTTCTTCTTCCCTCTCTTCGATAAGCTCTTTTGTTAACAGGGCTTTTTCCTGCTGAAGGCTTTCTTTAAGCTTACTTATGTCATTACGCTTAACTTCCAGTTCCTGCTTCCATTTTGAGGCTTTCTGCTCAAGCTGATTTTTGGCTTCGGCATAATCCGGCACCTTGTCAAGAATGTAGTTCATGTCAAGATAAGCGATCTTTAAGCCTCGCGATTGTGCATTAGCTGTTAAAGCGGCTAGTGCAAGAAGTACTGTAAAAAAACATTTTTTCATAATCTCATTACGTATTAGAAAATATCATGCCAATTTTTTAAAACTGCTGTCCAATAATAAAGTGTGTCTGCCATCCGCTTTTGGTTGTAGATCCTTCCGCCGGGTCGAAACCATGACCAAAGTCAATTCCAAGTAGACCAAATGCAGGCATAAATACCCTAAGACCGAAACCTGCCGAACGCTTAAGCGCAAACGGGTTGTAATCTTTAAAGCCACTGTATGATGCACCTGCCTCAGCAAACGTTAGTGCATAAATAGATGCCTGTTGTTTAAGCGTGATCGGGTAACGAAGCTCTAACGAGAACTTGTTATAAATTGTTGCACCAATCTGAGCGCCTGTTTTGTCAATAGGGGCAAGTGACTGGTTAGGGTAACCTCTTAACTGAATAACCTCCCTGCCATCAAGTGCGTAGTTGGCAAGACCGTCTCCACCAAGATAGAACCTCTCAAAAGGAACAAGTCCCCTGTCCTGGTTGTAAGCACCCATGTAACCAAATTCAGCTAGCGAACGTAATACAAGTTCCTGAGATTGTTTACCTGCAAGTTTTGTATATGTATCTGCCTTAAATTTAATTTTATAATATTCCAGCCAGTCAAACCTTTTCTGGTCAACTTTACCCGGGTCTGCTGTTGCGTCCTGCCATCTGTCAACACGGAAGTACCTGTCATTACCATTTACATCCGGAACGTTTTTATAATAATCCCCTATACCGATACTTGGCTGGCCTGATTCTGTAGCAGGTATAGCGGCAGTTGTATTGTTTTGTAATTTATACGCTTGTTTTTCACCAAGTTTACCATAATCTACACCATTAAGTAACGAGTAAGGAGGCGTAACTTTTGCACTAATACTAAAGAATGAACCTTTAGACGGGTATATTGGATTGTTACCCCTGTTATCCCTGCTTAGCTCTACAGTATAGTTAACGTTTCTTGATGTTCCGTTACCAAAGGTAAACAATCCTGTGTTATAATTACTTAGGTTGTAATACTGGAACGTTAACGAGTGTGATAACCTCATAAAGAAATCGGGCTCACTCAACCTTTTAGAAAGTCCTACTGTTACCGATGATATCGTGAAACTTCTTGACCTGTCTACATCCCTGCTGCTAAAGTTGTATAAGAACTGTTTACTGTGTGATAATGTAGAGAACAACTGAATAGGTTTTTTACCACCAAACCAAGGCTCTGTAAATGACAAGCTGTATGTTTGGAAGTACGTACTACCCTGAAGCCTTAAGGCTAATTTTTGTCCGTCTCCCATTGGAAGCGGAGTGTAGGCATCTTTCTTGAAGATATTTCTCATGGAGAAGTTATTGAACGATAGTCCCAGTGTACCGATGAAACCACCACCACCGTAACCACCCTGAAGCTCGATCTGGCTAGATCCTTTTTCAGTAACGCTCCATTCGATATCTACAGTTCCCGATGCAGGATCCGGATTCTTAACGTCAGGACGGATTGTTTCAGGGTCAAAGAAACCAAGTGCACCAAGCTCACGAATGGTACCAATTACTTCTTCTTTGTTCCAGCGCATTCCCGGCCTTGTTCTAAGCTCACGGTAAATTACGTGGTCGTTTGTTTTGTCGTTACCTACAACTGTTACATTGTTAAAGTAAGCAACAGGTCCTTCAACGATTCTTATTTCAAAATCAATAGTATCGTTTTCTGTTTTTACCTCTACAGCATTAATGTTAGAGAACAGGTATCCGTTATTCTGGTAAAGGTTGGTAAGGTCAAGCCCGTCCGGTTTTGTAGCATCTGCTATCCTTTTCTGAAGCATGATACCATTATAAACCTCGCCTCTCTTAATACCTAACACCTGATTAAGCTGCTGGTTTGTATATACGGTGTTTCCAAGGTATTTAATGTCGCCAAAGTAATATTTGTTACCCTCCTGAACATCGATCTTAATATCAACCATGTTCTTCTTAGGGTCGTATATTACAGTGTCTTCAACCACACGTGCATCACGGTAACCTTTTTCTTTGTATTTGTCTACAATGCTGTTAAGGTCTTCTTTGTATTTGTCTGCAACAAATTTAGACGATTTAAATATCCTTAACGGATTAGGGAAAGCCTTAACCTTGGTGTTCTTCATGGCTTTCCTTAGTTTTGCTGCAGAAAGCTGAGTGTTACCTGTAAAGTTTATGTTTTTAACTTTTACCTTGCTGCCACGGTCTACATTCACCACCATTTTCACGGTGTTTGTACTGTCAGGTATAACGTTTATGGCTGCTTTTGCATTGTAGTAACCATCTTTTTTATACTTGTTCTCAATGTAGTTTTTGGTAGTTGTAATAAGGTTTTCGTTTACAATTTTACCTTTTGTAAGCTGGGTGTCTTTTAGTAAAGCTTCGCTTTTACCTTTACGAACACCCTGAATTCTTGCTTCGCTAAGCTTAGGTAGCTCGTTAATGGCAAGTTCCAGCCAAATACTGTCGTTTTGTACCCTGTCTATATAAAAGTTTACATCGCTAAAAAGGCCAAGTTTCCATAGTTTTTTTATGGCAGTGCTTATTTCCTCTCCCGGTACCTGTATCGCCTGCCCTTTTTCAAGGCCGGTAAAGGTAATAACGGTTTGTTCGTTGTAGCTAATTTTGCCTGTTACAAGAACATCGGCCAGGATATATTGTCTTCCTGAGTCAAGGCGAGGGCCATCATCCTGGGCAACTGCTTTAAAGCCTGTTGCAAATAATAATATGCCAAAAAGTAATTTAACGCTTCTTTGAAACATTATTTTTTTATTTAACTTGTTCACTGGTCTTTCCAAATCTACGTTCTCTTTTTTGATAACTGATAATTGCGTCATGTAAGTCTTTTTCCCTGAAATCAGGCCATAAAATATCTGTAAAATACAACTCTGCATAAGCTATCTGCCAAAGCAGGAAGTTGCTTATACGGTGCTCTCCGCTGGTCCTTATAACAAGGTCTACATCGGGCAGGTCGTAAGTGTACAGATGCTCGTTTATAGTGCTTTCGCTTATATCGGCTACTGTTAGCTGGTTGGTATTTATTTTTTCGGTTATTTTTTTGAAGGCAGAAATAAGTTCTTCCCTTGATCCGTAGCTAAGTGCCAGGGTGAGGGTCATCCTGCTGTTATTTTTAGTCTGTTCTATAACTTCAAGCAGCTGTTTGCGTGCTTTAGATGGAAGCAGGTCTATATTTCCAATGGTGTTTAGCCTTATGCTGTTGTTTATAAGTGTAGGCAGTTCTTTTCTAAGGGAGTTTACAAGGATATTCATCAATGCATCTACCTCAAGTTTGGGTCTCTTCCAGTTTTCTGTAGAGAAAGCATAAAGGGTAAGATTTTCAATGCCCAGTTTAGCACATGATTCTACCGTTTGCTTAACGGCTTTAGTGCCATTTTCGTGGCCTATTGCGCGTAGCAATCCTTGTTTTTTTGCCCAACGGCCGTTACCGTCCATAATTATGGCAAGGTGTTTGGGCAGGTTATCTTTATTTATGGTAATTGTCTGATCCATTCTGTTAATTTGCGCAATAGCACGGTTTGTTGCCAAAGGTGTAGGTTAAGGTAAAACCGGTAAATACATACCAGTCATCGCTGTTAAGGTTTCCAAATGCCAATGGCTGATAATCTTTATGGTTGCTTCCGTCAAGATTATCGGTAAATGTATATCGTGCACCAACTTCAAAGCCAAGTACAAAATTCGGGAAAAGGTTGCTTTTTATGCCCACAGTCATTGGTATTGCTACGTTTCCTTTAGAGTCGCCCCTTCTTGTCTCGCCGTTTTGTATATACAATTCGTCAGACCAAAAATAGCTTAGCCCACCATATACATAGGGGGTAATTTTAAGCTCATCTTCGTGAAGGTTAAAATCGAAAAAATTAAATTCAAGGCCTAAAGATAACTCTTTTACGCTATTTTCAAACTCGTAGCCCCTTTGCTGCCTTGCACTCATGTCAGAATCGGCATCATCAGAAGTGATTTTGCCGTACGTGAACGAAGCTCTCCACGAATGGCGGGGGCTTTTGTTCCATTTGTATACAACTCCCAATGCCAGATTGTTAGGCGAAATATAGTCCGTTGGGCCTACATCACCTATATAATTAGCGCCGCCTGCAAATATTCCCAGTTCGTGTATCTGGGCAGTACTGCTAAGCGATAAAGAGAGTAATACAAAAACAAATAAGATCCTGTTCATTCGTTTAAAATTGGGTGCAAATATAACAATATAGATTTCTAATTACCGTAACAATAGATATTTTACAACTACAATTGCATAATTAGCACTAAATACAGTCTTGAAAACGGAAGAAGATGCGGTGTAGTATGCAAACCGAATAAAAATATATTTTTTAATTTCGTTTGTCTTCTCCCCAAAGCAGTTTTTTGCGAAGTGTTGTAAGGAATTTTTCCTGCGGAA
This region includes:
- a CDS encoding acetyltransferase; translation: MVIKEVNGKYPQIPEDCFVAENATIVGDVSFGAQCSVWFNAVIRGDVHYIKIGNKVNIQDGAVIHATYLKHPTTIGNNVSIGHNAIVHGCTIKDNVLIGMGAIVMDNCVIESNSIIAAGAVVTQNTVVESGVIYAGVPAKKVKDINASDFAGEIERISNNYVMYSSWFEKDQKD
- a CDS encoding glutamate racemase → MDKNKNPIGLFDSGIGGTSIWKEIHSLLPNENTIYLADSKNAPYGQKTKEEIVNLSFKNTEYLLENNAKIIVVACNTATTNAIKELREKYDVPFIGIEPAIKPAAIHSKTKNIGILATKGTLSSELFYKTVANLKDINVIEQVGFNLVKLIEEGKLESDEIKELLKEYLEPMIEGNIDHLVLGCSHYPYLVPQIKEILPESVKIIDSGEAVAKQTKIVLKEHNLLNPEVHDGIYEFYVNSDPTVLKSILKDNYTVDQKDF
- a CDS encoding UDP pyrophosphate synthase, which translates into the protein MDQTITINKDNLPKHLAIIMDGNGRWAKKQGLLRAIGHENGTKAVKQTVESCAKLGIENLTLYAFSTENWKRPKLEVDALMNILVNSLRKELPTLINNSIRLNTIGNIDLLPSKARKQLLEVIEQTKNNSRMTLTLALSYGSREELISAFKKITEKINTNQLTVADISESTINEHLYTYDLPDVDLVIRTSGEHRISNFLLWQIAYAELYFTDILWPDFREKDLHDAIISYQKRERRFGKTSEQVK
- a CDS encoding inorganic polyphosphate kinase, producing the protein MNRILFVFVLLSLSLSSTAQIHELGIFAGGANYIGDVGPTDYISPNNLALGVVYKWNKSPRHSWRASFTYGKITSDDADSDMSARQQRGYEFENSVKELSLGLEFNFFDFNLHEDELKITPYVYGGLSYFWSDELYIQNGETRRGDSKGNVAIPMTVGIKSNLFPNFVLGFEVGARYTFTDNLDGSNHKDYQPLAFGNLNSDDWYVFTGFTLTYTFGNKPCYCAN